A DNA window from Pithys albifrons albifrons isolate INPA30051 chromosome 7, PitAlb_v1, whole genome shotgun sequence contains the following coding sequences:
- the TMEM42 gene encoding transmembrane protein 42: MRAGGGAAAAAAGLLGAAAAALAKLALGPGGEAAGGWLPVLLRVSCVGLVFVCNAVMWTVFAKALRLSSSSAAASVTTTASNFISSAILGRLLFGETWTPLWWVGLAVTLCGLVLLHTTAPQLVQVPAEKEE; the protein is encoded by the exons atgcgggcgggcggcggggcggcggcggcggccgcggggctgctcggggcggcggcggcggccttGGCGAAGCTGGCGCTGGGCCCGGGCGGGGAGGCGGCCGGCGGATGG CTGCCAGTCCTGCTTCGTGTCAGCTGTGTTGGCTTGGTGTTCGTGTGCAATGCAGTGATGTGGACAGTCTTTGCAAAAGCCTTACgcctctcctcctcctcggcTGCTGCCTCTGTGACGACCACAGCCTCCAACTTCATCTCTTCG gCCATCCTGGGCAGACTACTCTTCGGGGAGACGTGGACGCCTCTATGGTGGGTTGGCCTCGCCGTGACGCTCTGCGGGCTCGTGCTGCTGCACACGACTGCGCCCCAGCTGGTGCAGGTCCCAGCAGAGAAGGAGGAGTGA